The Spirosoma radiotolerans genome has a window encoding:
- a CDS encoding glutamate racemase codes for MPTPSQPIGVFDSGYGGLTILRDIVQTLPQYDYIYLGDNARTPYGTRSFETVYHYTLECVQHLFDRGCRLVVLACNTASAKALRNIQQLDLPTLATGLDGPGLDGPGLDGPGLDGPGLDGPGRRVLGVIRPTTEVIGNYSKTGNVGILATRGTVTSESYRVEIEKFFPNVNVFQEACPMWVPLVENGEYASPGADYFVQQHIDRLLQQSPDIDTILLACTHYPLLLAKIQQFAPPETTILSQGGIVSKSLVDYLIRHPEIEAQCSKHGLRTFLTTDSTEDFDRQATVFYGEPVQSEHLAL; via the coding sequence ATGCCCACACCCTCTCAACCGATTGGCGTATTTGACTCTGGCTACGGTGGCCTGACTATTTTGCGGGATATTGTTCAGACACTGCCCCAATACGACTACATATACCTCGGCGACAACGCCCGAACACCCTACGGTACCCGTTCTTTCGAGACGGTCTACCACTATACCCTCGAATGCGTTCAGCACCTGTTCGACCGGGGGTGTCGGCTGGTGGTTCTGGCGTGTAACACCGCGTCGGCCAAAGCGTTACGGAACATTCAGCAGCTTGATTTGCCTACGCTGGCTACCGGTCTGGATGGACCCGGTCTGGATGGACCCGGTCTGGATGGACCCGGTCTGGATGGACCCGGTCTGGATGGACCCGGTCGGCGGGTGTTGGGCGTAATACGACCCACGACAGAAGTCATTGGTAACTATTCCAAAACCGGCAACGTGGGCATACTGGCTACCCGCGGAACCGTCACATCAGAGTCGTACCGGGTCGAAATCGAGAAGTTCTTTCCCAACGTGAACGTCTTTCAGGAGGCTTGTCCCATGTGGGTGCCGTTGGTCGAAAATGGCGAGTACGCCAGCCCCGGAGCCGATTACTTTGTTCAGCAACACATTGATCGACTACTCCAGCAGTCGCCCGATATTGATACCATCCTGCTGGCCTGTACGCATTACCCCTTGTTGCTTGCTAAAATTCAGCAGTTCGCTCCGCCAGAAACCACCATTTTGAGTCAGGGAGGAATTGTTTCCAAAAGCCTGGTCGACTACCTGATTCGACACCCGGAAATAGAAGCACAGTGCAGCAAGCACGGCCTGCGCACCTTCCTGACCACCGACTCAACCGAGGATTTTGACCGGCAGGCAACCGTCTTCTACGGCGAGCCGGTGCAATCGGAACATCTGGCGTTATAA
- a CDS encoding type II toxin-antitoxin system death-on-curing family toxin, with amino-acid sequence MVQPFATFDGDELYPSLIEKAALAGYLLICNHPFVDGNKRIGHAVMEAHLVLNGFEIDASIEEQEQVILQVADGMLSREQFTDWLGKHVKPI; translated from the coding sequence TTGGTACAGCCATTCGCGACCTTTGATGGAGATGAACTTTATCCATCGTTGATTGAAAAGGCGGCCCTGGCAGGGTATCTGTTGATTTGCAACCATCCATTTGTGGATGGGAATAAGCGAATAGGCCATGCTGTGATGGAAGCACATCTAGTTCTGAATGGATTTGAAATTGACGCTTCTATTGAGGAGCAGGAACAAGTTATTTTGCAGGTTGCTGATGGCATGTTAAGTCGTGAACAGTTTACTGACTGGCTTGGCAAGCATGTTAAACCGATTTGA
- a CDS encoding RNA polymerase sigma-70 factor has protein sequence MIALQPPIIHKQVAVPPNEQDILSAIRDGNERAFESVFRQYYAPLCRYARQLVADPDEAEEEVQAMFLTVWEKRENLAITVSLKAYLYRAVHNRCLNRIKHVSVRNEHQEHTRYLGETLVESPMQTLLGDELSDRLHRAVQKLPEQCRLAFTLSRFEELTYGEIAGQLGISIKTVENQIGKALRILRVELSEYLPALILWLLSHPEQWPINNP, from the coding sequence ATGATAGCTTTGCAGCCTCCTATCATCCACAAACAGGTAGCTGTGCCCCCGAACGAGCAGGATATACTTTCGGCCATCCGTGACGGCAATGAGCGTGCGTTCGAGTCTGTTTTTCGACAGTACTACGCACCCTTGTGCCGCTACGCCCGGCAGTTGGTAGCTGACCCCGATGAGGCCGAAGAGGAAGTACAGGCCATGTTCCTGACCGTTTGGGAAAAAAGAGAAAATTTAGCCATTACGGTGTCGCTGAAGGCCTATTTGTACCGGGCGGTTCATAACCGGTGTCTGAATCGAATCAAACACGTTTCTGTTCGGAATGAACACCAGGAACATACGCGCTACCTGGGCGAAACACTCGTTGAATCACCGATGCAAACGCTTCTGGGCGACGAGTTGTCGGACCGGCTGCACCGTGCCGTCCAGAAACTTCCTGAACAATGCCGGCTGGCGTTTACGCTGAGTAGGTTTGAGGAGTTGACTTATGGAGAAATTGCCGGTCAACTGGGGATTTCCATCAAAACCGTTGAGAATCAGATCGGTAAAGCCCTGCGCATTTTACGTGTCGAACTGAGTGAGTATTTACCCGCTTTAATCCTGTGGCTGTTAAGTCACCCTGAGCAATGGCCGATCAACAACCCATAG